The Camelina sativa cultivar DH55 chromosome 18, Cs, whole genome shotgun sequence DNA window ACTAATTCAATCttcaaaactcaaactcaaaagGACAGTTTACTTTTTCAGCAGGCCACGACATATAAAGCCTCAGTCAGACGTACTTGAGGATCGTCgactaataaacaaaaaatgatgATCAAAGATATTCAAAACGCAAACAGAGTCGAGAAGAGTGCAAACGACGTACCTTTTCAATCTCCAGGAGATTACGTTAGATTCATAAGTCCCGATGTTTACAGATCCAACAGACAGAAGTATCTCAGAAGCTACACGTTCAAAAGCTACGGGGACGCACAATTCTTGTCGgccaagaaacagaggaagtggttcaagaacaagaaggcGATGaacatgaagatgaagaagaccaGTGAGTCTCTTGGAAACTCGCTCAAGTCTTGTCTCAGGCTCTTGCTCTCTTGCTTCCATGTCTGATTCGTGTATTTATGTTTACGatcatttcctttttcttctaatcGCAATTTCAACCTCCATCTTTACTATGTTTTCTTTGGAATAATTTCGAACTCCTTGTATAAGTGTATAACCATATCCGAATACAAATCTCACGTTCATATTTTGCATTCGATCAaatgtttattttctcttttttgattGCATTGACTTTTGAGAATTGACAGAAGAGATGTAGCTGTTCTGTTTTCGTTGCCGTGAAAAACAGTAAAATGTGTTTATGAGTCCAACGAGAAAGCTATGAATATTTGTTTAtcataattttagttaattttgttaGCCGGCACAGTCGAATTCTTAGAAACgttctttaaaaatatgagtctttagtttatattattacaaTGTATTTTAAATGTCAGAGAGTTGACTCGTGTCtatcatacatacatacatacattgCCATTGAATATTACGAATAAACAGAGATTAATATTCTAATCAGTTTTTTTATACCAAGATTATAAAAATTCAAGTAAAAAGGACAGAAAGAGACGTGTACAGATTAGGTTGGTCCGTCGCGATCAATGAGTAAATAAATCGTAGTGACAGTGATACTTTAGGGTATTGAGTATATATTGTTAGGAAACTATGTATGAAATGAAACTAACTATAACGATATTATGTGCAACAAGCCAACAACTCAAAGCAAAGTAAATGAACCATAAATTACAcgtca harbors:
- the LOC109130587 gene encoding uncharacterized protein LOC109130587 yields the protein MMIKDIQNANRVEKSANDVPFQSPGDYVRFISPDVYRSNRQKYLRSYTFKSYGDAQFLSAKKQRKWFKNKKAMNMKMKKTSESLGNSLKSCLRLLLSCFHV